One genomic region from Microthrixaceae bacterium encodes:
- the serA gene encoding phosphoglycerate dehydrogenase → MARVLVTEAIADNGLQRLRDAGHTVDIQLDWTPESLLELVKGAHALIIRSATQVTREVLEAGRDLVVVGRAGIGLDNVDTAAATELGVMVVNAPQSNVVSAAEHTMAMLLSQARNIPQAHSALKAGRWERSKWNGVELGDKTLGIIGLGRIGRLVAQRALAFGMKLIAYDPFVSEDAARRMSTELVSLDELMARSDFVTLHLAKTPETINLINAELLAKAKPDMRIINVARGGIINEADLADAVRNKVIAGAAIDVFDSEPCTESPLFDVDEIIVTPHLGASTVEAQDKAGDTIADMVKLALSGEFVPFAVNVSAGEVSETVRPYQALAETLGGLLAGLAGGAKGALEISYDGQIAEYDTRILTLSVLKGFFGAISEDPVSYVNAPQMAADKGIDVNATQSTTPKDYVNLITVRIGSNSIAGTLAGLRAVSKIVMVDGFAVDIRPSANMLVVRNDDVPGMIGLIGTAVGASGVNISDMVVGEDADGVAALMVLSTSEAVADSVVADLEAREGIVSVNRVRG, encoded by the coding sequence GTGGCACGAGTACTCGTAACTGAAGCAATCGCCGACAACGGTCTGCAGCGTCTGCGCGACGCCGGGCACACGGTCGACATCCAGCTCGACTGGACCCCCGAATCGCTCCTCGAACTGGTGAAGGGGGCGCACGCGCTGATCATCCGGTCGGCGACGCAGGTGACCCGCGAAGTGCTCGAGGCGGGACGCGACCTGGTCGTGGTCGGGCGTGCGGGCATCGGGCTCGACAACGTCGACACCGCCGCGGCAACCGAACTCGGCGTGATGGTGGTGAACGCCCCGCAGTCCAACGTCGTGTCGGCGGCGGAACACACCATGGCCATGTTGCTGAGCCAGGCCCGCAACATTCCCCAGGCCCATTCGGCGCTCAAGGCGGGGCGTTGGGAGCGTTCGAAGTGGAACGGCGTCGAACTGGGCGACAAGACCCTCGGCATCATCGGTCTCGGCCGGATCGGGCGGTTGGTGGCTCAGCGTGCGCTCGCGTTCGGCATGAAGCTCATCGCGTATGACCCGTTCGTCAGCGAGGACGCAGCCCGGCGCATGTCCACCGAGCTGGTGAGCCTGGATGAGCTGATGGCCCGATCCGACTTCGTCACGTTGCACCTGGCGAAGACCCCCGAGACGATCAACCTGATCAACGCCGAGTTGCTCGCCAAAGCCAAACCCGACATGCGCATCATCAACGTCGCCCGCGGTGGCATCATCAACGAGGCCGACCTCGCCGACGCGGTGCGCAACAAGGTGATCGCCGGCGCAGCCATCGACGTGTTCGATTCCGAGCCGTGCACCGAGTCCCCGTTGTTCGACGTCGACGAGATCATCGTGACCCCGCACCTCGGGGCCTCCACGGTCGAAGCGCAGGACAAGGCGGGCGACACGATCGCCGACATGGTCAAGCTCGCCCTGTCCGGCGAATTCGTGCCGTTCGCGGTCAACGTCTCGGCGGGTGAGGTGTCCGAGACGGTCCGGCCGTACCAGGCCTTGGCCGAGACGCTCGGCGGCCTGCTCGCCGGCCTCGCCGGGGGTGCGAAGGGGGCGCTCGAGATCAGCTACGACGGACAGATCGCCGAGTACGACACGAGAATCCTCACCCTGTCGGTGCTCAAGGGGTTCTTCGGCGCCATCAGCGAAGATCCGGTGTCTTATGTGAACGCTCCGCAGATGGCCGCCGACAAGGGCATCGACGTGAACGCCACGCAGTCGACGACCCCGAAGGACTACGTGAACCTGATCACGGTGCGGATCGGCTCGAACTCCATCGCCGGGACGCTTGCGGGGCTTCGTGCCGTTTCGAAGATCGTGATGGTCGACGGGTTCGCGGTCGACATTCGTCCGTCGGCAAACATGCTCGTCGTGCGCAACGACGACGTGCCGGGCATGATCGGCCTCATCGGCACCGCCGTGGGGGCTTCGGGGGTGAACATCTCCGACATGGTCGTCGGCGAGGACGCCGATGGGGTGGCGGCACTCATGGTGCTGTCGACCTCCGAGGCGGTTGCGGATTCGGTGGTCGCCGATCTCGAGGCTCGCGAGGGAATCGTGAGCGTCAACCGCGTTCGCGGCTGA
- a CDS encoding prolyl oligopeptidase family serine peptidase — MAELAPYGSWHSPITAQRVMSATARLGEVAITDDAVFWSEGRPAEGGRIQIVKRTPDGELFDLLPDGFSASSSVHEYGGGAWWVDVDTLFFVNGADQRIYRCDPGFVPGSKPTPVTPAPRRSRGLRYADASMTPDRRFIVCVQEAHPGEQGLPRATECVNRLVAVPAVGGEPVVLREHADFVMSPRVDRLGEWVVWVEWSHPNMPWDATELWMGRLDTSSGTPRLVNPTKVVGDGHESIVQPRWDHDNHLWFCSDRNDWWNLYHFNEQGAPTGEPHVVAEGPWEVGTPPWVFGLSRYDFLSDDRVVFAYSSDGIDHLAVYDQLSTRVDRLEVPFTSVQQVQAWTTTVVFVGGSFTLSASVVATVVGRNGATSRIESMRPVADPPMTSAYISVGQPITYPTVHGVAHGIYYPPTNPDFVAPEGTRPPLVVMIHGGPTASATPELSLRTQYWTSRGFAVVDVNHRGSTGFGRQFRDLLRGEWGVVDVEDCIAAGEFLIGAGRADPDRLIIRGGSAGGFTTLAALTFHDAFSAGCSLYGIADLELLVGDDHKFESRYTFSLVANLPEGREVFIERSPIHHIERLTAPVILFQGTEDLVVPANQAEVMAAALDARGVPHSAVFFAGEGHGFRQADNIVRCLEAELSFYAQTLGFPHPEGVDPVEVKHL; from the coding sequence AGGTGGCGATCACCGATGACGCCGTGTTCTGGTCGGAGGGGCGTCCGGCCGAGGGCGGCCGGATTCAGATCGTGAAGCGCACCCCCGACGGGGAGTTGTTCGACCTGCTCCCCGACGGATTTTCGGCGTCGAGTTCGGTGCACGAGTACGGCGGCGGTGCGTGGTGGGTTGACGTCGACACGCTGTTTTTCGTCAACGGCGCCGATCAACGGATCTACCGGTGCGATCCCGGGTTCGTCCCCGGATCCAAGCCGACGCCGGTCACCCCGGCGCCGCGACGGTCGCGAGGTCTGCGGTACGCCGACGCGTCCATGACCCCCGATCGTCGCTTCATCGTCTGTGTTCAGGAGGCCCATCCGGGCGAACAGGGCCTGCCGCGAGCCACCGAATGTGTCAACCGGCTGGTCGCCGTGCCGGCGGTGGGCGGCGAGCCGGTGGTGTTGCGCGAGCACGCCGATTTCGTCATGTCGCCGCGGGTCGACCGGTTGGGCGAGTGGGTGGTGTGGGTCGAATGGTCGCACCCGAACATGCCCTGGGACGCCACCGAGTTGTGGATGGGCCGCCTGGACACGTCGAGTGGAACCCCGCGGCTCGTGAACCCGACCAAGGTGGTCGGCGACGGCCACGAGTCGATCGTGCAACCGCGGTGGGATCACGACAATCACCTGTGGTTCTGTTCGGATCGCAACGACTGGTGGAACCTGTACCACTTCAACGAGCAGGGTGCGCCGACCGGCGAACCGCACGTGGTTGCCGAAGGCCCCTGGGAGGTCGGCACGCCGCCGTGGGTGTTCGGTCTGTCGCGCTACGACTTTCTTTCCGATGACCGGGTCGTGTTCGCCTATTCCAGCGACGGCATCGACCATCTCGCGGTGTACGACCAGCTCAGCACCCGCGTCGATCGACTCGAGGTGCCCTTCACGTCGGTGCAACAGGTTCAGGCCTGGACCACCACCGTCGTGTTCGTCGGCGGGAGCTTCACGCTGTCCGCGTCGGTCGTGGCGACCGTCGTCGGCAGAAACGGTGCGACCTCGCGCATCGAAAGCATGCGTCCGGTCGCCGACCCGCCGATGACCTCGGCGTACATCTCGGTCGGCCAGCCCATCACGTATCCGACCGTTCACGGTGTCGCCCACGGGATCTACTACCCGCCGACGAACCCCGATTTCGTCGCACCGGAGGGGACCCGTCCGCCGCTGGTGGTCATGATCCACGGCGGTCCGACCGCATCAGCCACCCCGGAACTCAGCCTTCGGACCCAGTACTGGACCTCCCGGGGGTTCGCCGTGGTCGATGTGAATCACCGTGGCAGCACCGGGTTCGGCCGCCAGTTCCGCGACCTGTTGCGCGGCGAGTGGGGTGTCGTCGACGTCGAGGATTGCATCGCCGCCGGCGAGTTCCTGATCGGCGCAGGCCGTGCCGATCCGGATCGGTTGATCATCCGCGGCGGGTCCGCCGGTGGATTCACGACCTTGGCGGCGCTCACGTTCCACGATGCGTTCAGCGCCGGTTGTTCGCTGTATGGAATCGCGGATCTCGAGCTGTTGGTGGGCGACGACCACAAGTTCGAATCGCGCTACACCTTCAGCCTGGTCGCCAACCTGCCCGAGGGGCGCGAGGTGTTCATCGAGCGCTCGCCCATCCATCACATCGAACGCCTCACCGCTCCGGTCATCTTGTTCCAGGGCACCGAGGACCTCGTGGTTCCGGCGAATCAGGCCGAGGTGATGGCCGCCGCGCTCGATGCCCGCGGCGTGCCGCACAGCGCCGTGTTCTTCGCGGGGGAAGGCCACGGCTTTCGCCAGGCCGACAACATCGTGCGGTGCCTGGAGGCCGAGCTGAGCTTCTACGCGCAGACCCTCGGGTTTCCACATCCCGAGGGGGTCGACCCGGTCGAGGTCAAGCACCTGTGA